In Candidatus Binatia bacterium, a single genomic region encodes these proteins:
- a CDS encoding xanthine dehydrogenase family protein molybdopterin-binding subunit — protein MPEKQLKYVGQSVARVDGVEKVTGRAKFTGDLVIPGMLHGKILRSPFPHARIRSIDASQAEALPGVAAVLTARDISDTKPFYSGRPVIAIDKVRYVGEPVAAVAADTLRAAEEALALIQVEYEELPPAVGLDAALAEGAPLVHDDAAGNICGHERVEKGNVDRGFAESDEVFENTFTFPMVYHYALEPHSVIADFNDEGITVWSSAQHPFQVRGDIAKIYGLHPTKVRMVIPFLGGGFGSKSYTKFEPLVVALARKARAPVRICNSVTESMLTVRRHGARVKLKTGVRRDGTLVARAAEIYLDTGGYADNGPAVAIRAATRVLGPYRIPHIRTDAYAVYTNSGSAGSFRAIGAPQTIFASESQMDMIAARLGIDPGELRLKNFLKKGEELRPKLRGMDANLAANLKTLVRASGWKKRAKSKGRAAMGLACGATNAGATPISVAMVRLQPDGSLLAFAGSTEMGQGVRTVLSQIIAEELNLPLDAIRIGGADTKVTPYDASTGSSRSTTLMGTAIQRAARELKNQLLKIGAEALRVKPAQVQMVDGTMICGEMRITFREALERRFGGSGGELIGHGDVGPEITGSLPVFWEIGMGTAELAVDQETGQIAIKRYVSVADVGKAIHPEGCVGQEEGAAMMGIGHTLFEQMIYEGGQLVNSNLIDYRVPRFSDVPREFETVLVENEDGPGPHGARGMGEGGLVSVAPAIANALARGYGLRINDLPLTPERVWRALKDRTK, from the coding sequence ATGCCGGAGAAGCAACTCAAATACGTCGGGCAGAGCGTCGCCAGAGTCGATGGCGTCGAAAAGGTAACGGGGAGGGCGAAATTCACCGGGGATCTCGTGATCCCCGGAATGCTGCACGGCAAAATTCTTCGCAGTCCGTTTCCACACGCGCGCATTAGAAGCATCGACGCTTCGCAAGCCGAGGCGCTGCCCGGCGTCGCCGCGGTGCTCACGGCAAGAGATATTTCGGATACGAAGCCTTTCTACAGTGGCCGGCCCGTCATCGCGATCGACAAAGTACGCTACGTCGGCGAGCCGGTTGCCGCCGTGGCGGCAGACACTCTCCGCGCAGCAGAAGAAGCGCTCGCGCTGATTCAGGTCGAGTACGAAGAGCTTCCGCCCGCCGTCGGTCTCGACGCGGCGCTCGCTGAAGGCGCGCCGCTCGTTCACGACGATGCGGCCGGCAATATCTGCGGTCACGAGCGCGTCGAGAAGGGGAACGTTGATCGGGGCTTCGCCGAGTCCGACGAGGTCTTCGAAAACACGTTCACTTTTCCCATGGTCTATCACTACGCCCTCGAGCCGCACTCGGTCATTGCCGACTTCAACGACGAGGGGATCACGGTCTGGTCGTCGGCGCAGCATCCGTTTCAGGTCCGGGGCGACATCGCAAAGATTTACGGCCTTCATCCCACCAAAGTCAGAATGGTCATCCCTTTTCTCGGCGGCGGTTTCGGCAGCAAATCCTACACGAAATTCGAGCCATTGGTCGTCGCGCTGGCGCGGAAGGCAAGAGCGCCCGTTCGCATCTGCAACTCGGTGACCGAATCGATGCTCACCGTGCGCCGCCACGGCGCGCGCGTGAAATTGAAAACCGGCGTCAGACGCGACGGCACTCTGGTCGCGCGCGCGGCCGAAATTTATCTCGACACCGGCGGCTACGCGGACAACGGTCCGGCGGTCGCGATCCGCGCCGCGACGCGCGTTCTCGGCCCGTATAGAATTCCACACATCCGCACGGACGCCTACGCGGTCTACACCAACTCCGGCTCGGCCGGCTCTTTCCGCGCCATCGGAGCGCCCCAGACGATCTTCGCGTCGGAGTCGCAGATGGACATGATCGCCGCGAGACTCGGCATCGATCCGGGCGAGCTGAGGCTCAAGAATTTTCTCAAAAAAGGCGAGGAGCTTCGCCCCAAGCTCCGCGGCATGGACGCGAACCTCGCGGCGAACCTGAAGACGCTCGTGCGCGCGAGCGGATGGAAAAAGCGCGCGAAATCAAAAGGCCGCGCGGCGATGGGGCTCGCGTGCGGCGCGACCAATGCGGGCGCGACGCCGATTTCGGTCGCGATGGTGCGGCTACAGCCGGACGGCTCGCTCCTGGCCTTCGCCGGCAGCACCGAGATGGGGCAGGGCGTGCGCACGGTGCTGTCGCAAATCATCGCCGAGGAATTGAATTTGCCGCTCGATGCGATCCGCATCGGCGGCGCCGATACCAAAGTCACGCCTTACGATGCTTCCACCGGATCGAGCCGCTCCACCACGCTCATGGGCACTGCGATACAGCGCGCGGCGCGGGAGCTAAAAAATCAGCTCCTCAAAATCGGCGCGGAGGCGCTGCGCGTCAAACCGGCACAGGTGCAAATGGTCGACGGCACGATGATCTGCGGCGAGATGAGAATTACGTTTCGCGAGGCGCTGGAGCGCCGCTTCGGCGGCTCGGGCGGCGAGCTGATCGGCCACGGCGACGTCGGCCCCGAGATCACCGGCTCGCTTCCCGTATTCTGGGAGATCGGCATGGGAACCGCGGAACTGGCCGTAGACCAGGAGACCGGACAGATCGCGATCAAGCGGTACGTTTCCGTCGCCGACGTGGGCAAGGCGATCCATCCGGAAGGCTGCGTCGGCCAGGAGGAAGGCGCGGCGATGATGGGCATCGGGCACACGCTGTTCGAGCAGATGATCTACGAAGGCGGCCAGCTCGTCAACTCGAACTTGATCGACTATCGCGTGCCGAGAT